The following proteins are co-located in the Paraburkholderia phytofirmans PsJN genome:
- the fixL gene encoding oxygen sensor histidine kinase FixL, protein MLTERLFARSARTAGSPADSTPSSRWHHGPWWSNSYLLTPLLSILVFLVVMSLILWSLNRREQQQQEDTLYRNVAWAQQQIRLSMTGAQEQIQALARDLVAGRADPHSFQVSTTDIMQGHPEILYMNWYTSAQQPRWPNTALPVFGQRLAKPNDAQMDEAVKAAFTEARNTRRQVYSPLIYDDVGNGYITLQTPVFRDRDFLGTIAAVFSVEGILKHDIPPELSAKYKISIIDVNNRELTTTSTRPRLPRDMFYDLPLDPPGQGVSVRVYAFPQMTNFTNNTLVWLVAGLSCFVLWSLWSLWKHTRQRFEAQQALYAEAFFRRAMENSVLIGMRVLDMHGRITHVNPAFCRMTGWDESDLVGKNAPFAYWPRDAYPEMQRQLDMTLRGKAPSSGFELRVRRKDGSLFHARLYVSPLIDSSGRQTGWMSSMTDITEPKRAREELAAAHERFTTVLESLDAAVSVLAADEAELLFANRYYRHLFGIRPDGHLELAGGGFDSAQASSDSIDMVDTYAGLPAAALTESTADAQEIYVQSIQKWFEVRRQYIQWVDGHLAQMQIATDITTRKQAQELSRQQDEKLQFTSRLMTMGEMASSLAHELNQPLAAINNYCSGTVALVKSGRTTPDNLLPVLEKTAQQAVRAGMIIKRIREFVKRSEPKRQATRVADIVADAVGLAEIEARKRRIRIVTDLRSRLPVIYVDPVLIEQVLVNLLKNAAEAMAEARPNAVDPVIRVVVRLESGFVCFSVVDQGPGVDEATAERLFEPFYSTKSDGMGMGLNICRSIIESHRGRLWVVNNVESDGHITGATFHCSLPIGEPDGPSNGGTQAPTPQTVTGEL, encoded by the coding sequence ATGTTGACCGAACGGCTTTTCGCACGCTCGGCGCGCACCGCCGGTTCGCCCGCGGATTCGACGCCGTCCTCCCGCTGGCACCATGGACCATGGTGGTCCAATTCCTATTTGCTTACGCCGCTTCTGTCGATCCTGGTCTTCCTGGTCGTCATGAGTCTGATTTTGTGGAGCCTGAACCGGCGCGAACAGCAACAGCAGGAAGACACGCTTTACCGTAACGTCGCATGGGCGCAGCAGCAGATCCGCCTGTCCATGACCGGCGCGCAGGAACAGATCCAGGCGCTCGCGCGCGATCTGGTCGCCGGCCGCGCCGATCCGCATTCGTTCCAGGTGTCCACCACGGACATCATGCAGGGGCATCCCGAGATCCTCTACATGAACTGGTACACCAGCGCGCAGCAACCGCGCTGGCCCAATACCGCGCTGCCCGTGTTCGGCCAGCGTCTGGCCAAGCCGAACGACGCGCAGATGGACGAAGCCGTCAAAGCCGCCTTCACCGAAGCGCGCAATACGCGCCGCCAGGTGTATTCGCCGCTCATCTACGACGACGTCGGCAACGGCTACATCACGCTGCAAACGCCGGTGTTCCGCGACCGCGACTTTCTCGGCACGATCGCCGCCGTGTTCTCGGTGGAAGGGATCCTCAAGCACGACATTCCGCCTGAGCTGTCCGCCAAATACAAAATCTCGATCATCGACGTGAACAATCGCGAGTTGACGACCACGTCGACCCGCCCGCGCCTGCCGCGCGACATGTTCTACGATCTGCCGCTCGACCCGCCGGGCCAGGGCGTCTCGGTGCGCGTCTACGCGTTCCCGCAGATGACCAACTTCACCAACAACACGCTGGTGTGGCTGGTGGCGGGTCTGTCCTGTTTCGTGCTGTGGAGCCTGTGGAGCTTGTGGAAACACACGCGGCAACGCTTCGAGGCGCAGCAGGCGCTGTACGCCGAAGCGTTCTTCCGCCGCGCAATGGAAAACTCCGTGCTGATCGGCATGCGCGTGCTCGACATGCATGGGCGCATCACCCACGTCAATCCGGCCTTTTGCCGCATGACAGGCTGGGACGAAAGCGATCTGGTCGGCAAGAACGCGCCATTCGCCTACTGGCCGCGCGACGCTTACCCCGAAATGCAGCGCCAGCTCGACATGACGCTGCGCGGCAAGGCGCCCTCTTCCGGCTTCGAATTGCGGGTGCGCCGCAAGGACGGTTCGCTGTTCCACGCTCGTCTCTACGTGTCGCCGCTGATCGACAGCTCGGGCCGCCAGACCGGCTGGATGTCGTCGATGACCGACATCACCGAGCCGAAGCGCGCGCGCGAAGAGCTCGCCGCGGCGCACGAGCGCTTCACCACGGTGCTCGAAAGCCTCGACGCCGCGGTCTCCGTGCTGGCCGCCGACGAAGCCGAGCTGCTGTTCGCCAACCGCTATTACCGGCATCTGTTCGGCATTCGCCCGGACGGCCATCTGGAATTGGCGGGCGGCGGGTTCGATAGCGCACAGGCGTCGTCCGATTCGATCGATATGGTGGACACATACGCTGGCCTGCCCGCCGCCGCGTTGACCGAAAGCACCGCGGATGCGCAGGAAATTTACGTGCAGAGCATTCAGAAGTGGTTCGAAGTGCGCCGCCAGTACATTCAGTGGGTGGACGGCCACCTCGCGCAGATGCAGATCGCGACCGATATCACCACCCGCAAGCAGGCCCAGGAACTGTCACGCCAGCAGGACGAGAAGCTGCAGTTCACCAGCCGCCTGATGACGATGGGCGAAATGGCTTCGTCGCTCGCGCACGAACTGAATCAACCGCTCGCCGCGATCAATAACTATTGCTCGGGAACTGTGGCGCTGGTTAAATCCGGTCGGACCACGCCTGACAATCTGCTGCCCGTGCTCGAAAAAACCGCCCAGCAAGCGGTGCGCGCCGGCATGATCATCAAGCGCATTCGCGAGTTCGTGAAGCGCAGCGAGCCGAAGCGGCAAGCCACGCGCGTCGCCGATATCGTCGCCGACGCCGTGGGCCTTGCCGAAATCGAGGCGAGGAAGCGCCGCATTCGCATCGTCACAGATCTGCGCTCGCGCCTGCCGGTGATCTACGTCGACCCGGTGCTGATCGAGCAGGTGCTGGTGAACCTGCTGAAGAACGCCGCCGAAGCAATGGCCGAGGCCCGTCCGAACGCGGTCGATCCGGTGATCCGCGTGGTCGTGCGGCTGGAGAGCGGGTTTGTCTGCTTCAGCGTCGTCGACCAGGGGCCGGGCGTCGACGAAGCGACAGCCGAGCGGCTGTTCGAACCGTTTTACAGCACCAAGTCCGATGGCATGGGCATGGGGCTGAACATTTGCCGTTCGATTATCGAATCGCACCGGGGCCGTCTGTGGGTGGTGAACAACGTTGAATCTGACGGCCACATCACAGGCGCCACGTTCCATTGCAGTCTGCCTATTGGAGAGCCTGATGGCCCGAGCAACGGCGGGACACAGGCGCCGACACCACAAACCGTTACGGGAGAGCTATGA
- the aceE gene encoding pyruvate dehydrogenase (acetyl-transferring), homodimeric type, which translates to MSAVPDEVMKYVAAEKDDDPQETGEWLEALDGVISAVGPDRAHYLIEKQIEFARVHGEHLPFSANTPYINTIPVSRQAKIPGDQDIEHRIRSYTRWNAIAMVLRAGKDTNVGGHIASFASAATLYDVGYNHFWHAPSAEHGGDLVFVQGHSSPGVYSRAFLLGRLTENQLDNFRQEVGGEGISSYPHPWLMPDFWQFPTVSMGLGPIMAIYQARFMKYMQARGIAKTDGRKVWAFLGDGETDEPESLGAIGMAGRERLDNLVFVINCNLQRLDGPVRGNGKIIQELESEFRGAGWNVIKVIWGSRWDALFQRDKSGALMRRMMDVVDGEYQTYKSESGAYVREHFFNTPELKALVAEWSDEEIWNLNRGGHDPHKIYAAFQEASNSKGQPTVILAKTIKGYGMGEAGQAMNITHQQKKLHVDQLKKFRDQFRLPIADDDLVNVPYLKFEEGSKELEYMRQKRMDLGGYLPARRQKAESLPVPELSVFEPLLKGTGEGREISTTMAFVRILNILLKDKALGKRIVPIVPDESRTFGMEGLFRQIGIWNQEGQKYVPEDSDQLMFYRESETGQILQEGINEAGGMCDWIAAATSYSTHGEIMIPFYIFYSMFGFQRIGDLAWAAGDMRSRGFLLGGTAGRTTLNGEGLQHEDGHSLLWAASVPNCISYDPTFGYELAVIMRDGLRRMVADQEDVYYYITVMNENYEHPAIPQGDSVEADIIKGMYAFRKAEADKKAPRVQLMGAGTIFNEVIAAADLLKNDWGVAADLWSVPSFTELAREGHEVQRWNLLHPTEEKKLSHVEKLLKDAQGPVIASTDYVRALTEQIRAFVPQKFVVLGTDGYGRSDTREKLRHFFEVDRYWVTVAALNALADEGTIERKVVAEALKKYNLDPAKPNPMTV; encoded by the coding sequence ATGTCCGCTGTACCCGACGAAGTCATGAAATATGTCGCTGCTGAAAAAGACGACGATCCCCAGGAAACCGGCGAATGGCTTGAAGCGCTGGATGGCGTGATTTCTGCTGTGGGCCCCGATCGCGCTCACTACCTGATCGAGAAACAGATTGAATTCGCCCGCGTGCATGGCGAACATCTGCCGTTCTCGGCCAACACGCCGTACATCAACACGATCCCCGTTTCGCGTCAGGCGAAGATCCCCGGCGATCAGGACATCGAACACCGCATTCGCTCGTACACGCGCTGGAACGCCATCGCGATGGTGCTGCGCGCGGGCAAGGACACCAACGTCGGCGGCCACATCGCCTCGTTCGCCTCCGCCGCCACGCTGTACGACGTCGGCTACAACCACTTCTGGCATGCGCCGTCCGCTGAACATGGCGGCGATCTCGTGTTCGTGCAGGGCCACTCGTCGCCGGGCGTCTACTCGCGCGCGTTCCTGCTGGGCCGCCTGACCGAGAATCAGCTCGACAACTTCCGTCAGGAAGTGGGTGGCGAGGGCATCTCGTCGTACCCGCACCCGTGGCTCATGCCGGACTTCTGGCAATTCCCGACCGTCTCGATGGGCCTCGGCCCGATCATGGCGATCTATCAGGCGCGCTTCATGAAGTACATGCAGGCGCGCGGCATTGCGAAGACCGATGGCCGCAAGGTCTGGGCCTTCCTCGGCGACGGCGAAACGGACGAGCCGGAATCGCTCGGCGCGATCGGCATGGCCGGCCGCGAACGCCTCGACAACCTGGTGTTCGTGATCAACTGCAACCTGCAGCGCCTCGACGGTCCGGTGCGCGGTAACGGCAAGATCATCCAGGAACTGGAAAGCGAATTCCGCGGCGCGGGCTGGAACGTCATCAAGGTCATCTGGGGCAGCCGCTGGGATGCGCTGTTCCAACGCGACAAGTCCGGCGCGCTGATGCGCCGCATGATGGACGTGGTCGACGGCGAGTATCAAACGTACAAGTCGGAGTCGGGCGCGTATGTGCGCGAGCACTTCTTCAATACGCCGGAACTGAAGGCGCTGGTCGCCGAATGGTCCGACGAGGAAATCTGGAACCTGAACCGCGGCGGCCACGATCCGCACAAGATCTACGCGGCGTTCCAGGAGGCGTCGAATTCGAAGGGCCAGCCGACCGTCATTCTCGCGAAGACGATCAAGGGCTACGGCATGGGCGAAGCCGGCCAGGCGATGAACATCACCCACCAGCAGAAGAAGCTGCACGTGGATCAGCTGAAGAAATTCCGCGACCAGTTCCGCCTGCCGATCGCCGACGACGACCTCGTCAACGTGCCGTATCTCAAGTTCGAAGAGGGTTCGAAAGAACTCGAGTACATGCGCCAGAAGCGTATGGACCTCGGCGGTTATCTGCCGGCGCGTCGCCAGAAGGCCGAGTCGCTGCCGGTGCCGGAACTGTCGGTATTCGAACCGCTGCTCAAGGGCACGGGCGAAGGCCGCGAGATCTCCACGACCATGGCGTTCGTGCGGATCCTGAACATCCTGCTGAAAGACAAGGCGCTCGGCAAACGCATCGTGCCGATCGTGCCGGACGAGTCGCGTACCTTCGGTATGGAAGGCCTGTTCCGTCAGATCGGTATCTGGAATCAGGAAGGCCAGAAGTACGTGCCGGAAGATTCCGACCAGTTGATGTTCTACCGTGAGTCGGAAACCGGTCAGATTCTGCAGGAAGGCATCAACGAAGCCGGTGGTATGTGTGACTGGATCGCGGCCGCGACGTCGTACTCGACGCACGGCGAGATCATGATCCCGTTCTACATCTTCTACTCGATGTTCGGCTTCCAGCGTATCGGCGACCTCGCATGGGCAGCCGGCGACATGCGTTCGCGCGGCTTCCTGCTGGGTGGTACGGCCGGCCGCACCACGCTGAACGGCGAAGGTCTGCAGCACGAAGACGGCCACTCGCTGCTGTGGGCGGCTTCGGTGCCGAACTGCATCAGCTACGACCCGACCTTCGGTTACGAACTCGCGGTCATCATGCGCGACGGCCTGCGCCGCATGGTCGCGGATCAGGAAGACGTGTACTACTACATCACGGTGATGAACGAGAACTACGAGCACCCGGCGATTCCGCAGGGCGACTCGGTGGAAGCCGACATCATCAAGGGCATGTACGCGTTCCGTAAGGCCGAAGCGGACAAGAAGGCGCCGCGCGTGCAACTGATGGGCGCGGGCACTATCTTCAACGAAGTGATCGCCGCCGCCGACCTGCTGAAGAACGACTGGGGCGTCGCCGCCGATCTGTGGAGCGTGCCGAGCTTCACCGAACTCGCGCGCGAAGGCCACGAAGTGCAGCGCTGGAACCTGCTGCATCCCACCGAAGAAAAGAAGCTCTCGCACGTCGAGAAGCTGCTGAAGGACGCACAAGGTCCGGTCATCGCATCGACCGACTATGTGCGCGCGCTGACCGAGCAGATCCGCGCGTTCGTGCCGCAGAAATTCGTCGTGCTGGGCACGGATGGCTACGGCCGTTCGGACACGCGCGAAAAGCTGCGCCACTTCTTCGAAGTCGACCGCTACTGGGTGACGGTTGCCGCGTTGAATGCACTCGCAGATGAAGGCACGATCGAACGCAAGGTAGTCGCCGAGGCGCTCAAGAAGTACAACCTTGATCCCGCCAAACCCAACCCGATGACCGTCTAA
- the fixJ gene encoding oxygen response regulator transcription factor FixJ: protein MNSPVTTQETVFVVDDDEAVRDSLRWLLEANGYRVQCFSSAEQFIDAWQPHQHPGQIACLILDVRMSGMSGLELQERLIADNASLPIIFVTGHGDVPMAVSTMKKGAMDFIEKPFDEAELRKLVERMLDKARSESTSVQQQRAAAERLGKLTAREHQVLERIIAGRLNKQIADDLGISIKTVEAHRANIMEKLNVNTVADLLRLALSNKPQPAQ, encoded by the coding sequence ATGAATAGCCCAGTCACCACACAGGAAACTGTCTTTGTCGTCGATGACGACGAGGCCGTGCGAGATTCGCTGCGCTGGCTGCTGGAGGCGAACGGCTACCGCGTGCAATGCTTCTCCAGCGCCGAGCAGTTCATCGACGCATGGCAGCCGCATCAGCATCCGGGCCAGATCGCGTGCCTGATTCTGGATGTGCGGATGTCCGGCATGAGCGGACTCGAATTGCAGGAACGCCTGATCGCCGACAATGCATCGCTGCCGATCATCTTCGTGACGGGTCACGGCGACGTGCCGATGGCCGTGTCCACGATGAAAAAAGGCGCGATGGACTTCATCGAAAAGCCGTTCGACGAAGCCGAGTTGCGTAAGCTGGTCGAGCGCATGCTCGACAAGGCGCGCAGCGAAAGCACCAGCGTGCAGCAGCAGCGCGCCGCCGCCGAGCGGCTGGGCAAGCTGACCGCGCGTGAGCATCAGGTGCTCGAGCGCATCATCGCCGGCCGCCTGAACAAGCAGATCGCCGACGACCTCGGCATCAGCATCAAGACCGTCGAAGCGCACCGCGCGAACATCATGGAAAAGCTCAACGTCAACACGGTCGCCGATCTGCTGCGACTGGCGCTGTCGAACAAGCCGCAACCGGCGCAATAA
- a CDS encoding DUF2950 domain-containing protein, protein MMHLFAKRKLRAQVLTFAIALVTTGTLVLAPILLISAIPAHAQALYPSADDAANAFVEALARNDEDALKRVLGGDFHRFIPTDGIGQDDIYQFLGEWSKNHQIVKDPVSDKGRATAHLTVGDSGWTLPIPLVQSGKGWRFDPPAGRDEMLTRRIGRNEHGAILASLVYLDAQYDYRNLTRHYAQRLISTPGQHDGLYWKTAPGEAESPLGPISATRPDGTRSEEAYHGYRFRILTAQGAHAKGGADNYVENGVLSKGFGLIASPAEYGRTGVMSFIVNQDGQVYEKNLGPRTTRAAAAITAFDPGSGWQAVEP, encoded by the coding sequence ATGATGCATCTATTCGCAAAGCGCAAGCTGCGCGCCCAAGTCCTGACATTTGCGATCGCTCTCGTTACCACCGGCACACTGGTGCTGGCGCCGATTCTGCTGATCAGCGCGATTCCCGCCCATGCCCAGGCGCTCTATCCCAGCGCGGACGACGCCGCCAACGCCTTCGTCGAAGCCCTCGCCCGCAACGACGAAGACGCGCTCAAGCGCGTGCTCGGCGGCGATTTTCATCGCTTCATTCCGACCGATGGCATCGGCCAGGACGACATCTATCAGTTCCTCGGCGAATGGTCGAAAAACCATCAGATCGTCAAGGATCCAGTCAGTGACAAAGGCCGCGCCACCGCGCATCTGACGGTCGGCGACAGCGGTTGGACCTTGCCGATTCCGCTCGTACAGTCGGGCAAGGGCTGGCGTTTCGATCCGCCGGCGGGACGCGATGAAATGCTGACACGCCGCATCGGCCGCAATGAACACGGCGCGATCCTGGCCTCGCTGGTGTATCTCGATGCGCAATACGACTATCGCAACCTGACCCGGCACTATGCACAGCGTCTCATCAGTACGCCGGGACAGCACGACGGCCTGTACTGGAAGACGGCGCCCGGCGAAGCGGAAAGCCCACTTGGACCGATCTCCGCCACCAGGCCCGACGGCACGCGGTCTGAAGAGGCGTATCACGGCTATCGCTTCCGCATTCTCACGGCCCAAGGCGCGCACGCGAAGGGCGGCGCCGACAACTATGTCGAGAACGGCGTGCTGAGCAAAGGGTTCGGACTGATAGCCTCGCCAGCCGAATATGGCAGGACCGGCGTGATGAGTTTCATCGTCAACCAGGACGGGCAGGTCTATGAGAAAAACCTCGGGCCGCGCACCACGCGCGCGGCTGCCGCCATCACGGCATTCGATCCGGGTTCCGGCTGGCAGGCGGTCGAGCCTTAG
- the folD gene encoding bifunctional methylenetetrahydrofolate dehydrogenase/methenyltetrahydrofolate cyclohydrolase FolD, whose protein sequence is MTAKLIDGLALSKTLRADVAARAAALTARGHQPGLAVVLVGDNPASEVYVRNKVKACHDNGLGSSFDRYPADLPEAELLARIDELNRDPRIHGILVQLPLPPHIDSHKVIEAIAPEKDVDGFHVANAGALMTGRPLFRPCTPYGVMKMLAAYEIPLQGANAVVIGRSNIVGKPMALLLLEAGATVTICHSKTRDLAAHTRNADVVVAATGLRNILTAEMVKPGAAVIDVGMNRDDAGKLCGDVDFAGVKEVAGYITPVPGGVGPMTITMLLVNTIEAAEREAAANA, encoded by the coding sequence ATGACTGCCAAACTGATCGACGGCCTAGCCCTTTCCAAGACCCTGCGCGCCGACGTCGCCGCGCGCGCCGCCGCCCTCACCGCCCGCGGCCATCAGCCGGGCCTCGCGGTGGTGCTGGTCGGCGACAACCCGGCCAGTGAAGTGTATGTGCGCAACAAAGTGAAGGCCTGCCACGACAACGGGCTCGGCTCGTCGTTCGACCGCTATCCGGCCGATCTGCCGGAAGCCGAACTGCTCGCGCGCATCGACGAACTGAACCGCGACCCGCGCATTCACGGCATTCTGGTGCAACTGCCGCTGCCGCCGCATATCGACAGCCACAAAGTGATCGAGGCGATCGCGCCGGAAAAGGACGTGGACGGCTTTCACGTCGCCAACGCCGGCGCGCTGATGACCGGCCGGCCGTTGTTCCGTCCGTGCACGCCGTACGGCGTCATGAAAATGCTCGCCGCTTACGAGATTCCGCTGCAAGGCGCGAACGCGGTGGTGATCGGCCGCTCGAACATCGTCGGCAAGCCGATGGCGCTGCTGCTGCTCGAAGCCGGCGCGACCGTCACGATCTGCCACAGCAAGACGCGCGATCTGGCCGCTCACACGCGCAACGCGGATGTCGTGGTCGCCGCCACCGGCTTGCGCAACATTCTCACGGCGGAGATGGTGAAGCCGGGCGCGGCAGTGATCGACGTCGGCATGAATCGTGACGACGCCGGCAAGCTGTGCGGCGACGTGGATTTTGCGGGCGTCAAGGAAGTGGCCGGCTACATCACGCCGGTGCCGGGCGGCGTCGGCCCGATGACGATCACCATGCTGCTCGTCAACACGATCGAAGCCGCCGAGCGCGAAGCGGCAGCGAACGCGTAA
- a CDS encoding acyltransferase family protein, whose protein sequence is MNPLSDALAHKGNNFDLVRLLAAIAVVYGHSYVLQAPDGTTDWVQNALGFDGFGALGVYAFFLLSGMLVTASFDRQRSVPRFAVLRIARLWPAVAAGSLVTVFIIGPLFTTLTLREYFASGMTWANLDNFSTIVRSAGWALPGVFEHNRYPVDICGPLWTLPVEVRCYLLVLVTGMVGLLSSSRGVMLAAALGCAFFMLHVDHAHWQIGLRDFSETPDGYSFWPEPFFMLGMLLYGWRERIDINGLTALAFTMVFLVFRDTAGAQPLFYLAFVYGVLWIGTTPLLRRFVPRHDYSYGIYLYGFMVQQCVANIAPQLNHVTAVLIAAPVILLCAALSWHFVERPVLKWCRGRLARSSTPVAAGMPAGDRAVR, encoded by the coding sequence ATGAATCCGCTTTCGGACGCACTCGCGCACAAGGGTAATAATTTCGATCTCGTGCGGCTGCTCGCCGCCATTGCCGTCGTGTATGGCCATTCGTATGTGCTTCAGGCGCCCGACGGCACGACGGATTGGGTTCAGAACGCGTTGGGCTTCGACGGTTTCGGCGCGCTGGGCGTCTACGCCTTTTTCCTGCTGAGCGGCATGCTGGTGACCGCCAGCTTCGACCGGCAACGCTCGGTGCCGCGCTTCGCCGTGTTGCGCATCGCGCGGTTGTGGCCAGCGGTGGCGGCCGGGTCGCTGGTGACGGTGTTCATCATCGGTCCGCTCTTTACGACGCTGACGCTGCGCGAGTATTTCGCCTCCGGCATGACGTGGGCCAATCTCGACAACTTCTCGACTATCGTGCGCAGCGCCGGCTGGGCGCTGCCCGGCGTGTTCGAGCACAACCGCTATCCGGTCGACATTTGCGGACCGCTCTGGACGCTGCCGGTTGAAGTGCGCTGCTATCTGCTCGTGCTCGTGACGGGCATGGTGGGTTTGCTGTCCAGCTCGCGCGGCGTGATGCTCGCGGCCGCGCTCGGCTGCGCCTTCTTCATGCTGCACGTGGATCACGCGCATTGGCAGATCGGCTTGCGCGATTTCAGCGAAACGCCGGACGGCTATTCGTTCTGGCCGGAGCCGTTTTTCATGCTGGGCATGCTGCTGTATGGCTGGCGCGAACGGATCGACATCAACGGGTTGACCGCGCTGGCGTTCACGATGGTGTTTCTGGTGTTCCGCGATACGGCCGGTGCGCAGCCGCTGTTCTATCTCGCCTTCGTGTACGGCGTGCTGTGGATCGGCACGACGCCGCTCCTGCGGCGCTTCGTGCCGCGTCACGATTACTCGTACGGCATCTATCTGTATGGCTTCATGGTGCAGCAATGCGTCGCGAATATCGCGCCGCAGTTGAACCATGTGACAGCGGTGTTGATCGCCGCGCCGGTCATTCTGCTGTGCGCGGCGTTGTCGTGGCACTTCGTGGAACGGCCGGTGCTGAAGTGGTGCCGCGGGCGTCTGGCGCGGTCGTCGACGCCGGTTGCGGCGGGGATGCCGGCTGGCGATCGAGCCGTGCGTTGA